CGCGGTTTTAATTTTTTTTTCGTGAAGGGTTATAAAGTATTAGTTTTTAACCTTTTGGGACGAGTATTTATGGAACCCTATGATTGTCCCTTCAGGGTTGCTGACGAGTTTTTGAGAGAGCACAAGGCGGATGTAATAATACTCGATTTCCATGCTGAGGCTACTTCAGAAAAGTTGAGTCTTGCCCATTATTTGGACGGAAGGGTTTCTCTCATAGTCGGGACTCATACCCATGTACAAACTTCTGACGCCAAGGTCCTTCCCGGTGGAACAGGATATATTACCGATGCAGGGATGACAGGTGGACTGGGTGGCGTGATCGGAGTGAAAAAAGAACTTTTTATCCGCAGGTTTTTGAGCCAGATGCCTGTTAGTTTTGAGCCAGAGGAGTCGGAACCCGGGCTGGAGGGTGTTTTTGCCAAGATTGACGAAAATACAGGGAAGTGCATTGAAATCTCAGCAATAAGAAGATACCTTTAATTTTATGGAGTATCGCATCGTCACTCCTCCTGATTTGACGAGAGAAATTGCTTTTTATGAAAAGTGGATTGAAATGGCTTACAATGGTGAAATGACCTACCTTAAAAGGACCATAGATAAGAGGAGATCCTTCCCTGAATGGACCAGATCCATTCTTGTTGTGAGGGCTTTTTATGGTGATATCCACTGGAATGAGATTAGCACAACCGGAAAGGCCCTAATTTCAAAATATGCAATAAGAACAGATTATCATGC
This genomic window from bacterium contains:
- a CDS encoding TIGR00282 family metallophosphoesterase, whose product is MNILFIGDIVGSKGREVVKNLLPKLKEEFEIDFVVANGENLAGGIGITEKTALEVKSAGVDVLTGGNHIWDRREGIFFVENTDWVIRPLNYPPGIPGRGFNFFFVKGYKVLVFNLLGRVFMEPYDCPFRVADEFLREHKADVIILDFHAEATSEKLSLAHYLDGRVSLIVGTHTHVQTSDAKVLPGGTGYITDAGMTGGLGGVIGVKKELFIRRFLSQMPVSFEPEESEPGLEGVFAKIDENTGKCIEISAIRRYL